From one Cynocephalus volans isolate mCynVol1 chromosome X, mCynVol1.pri, whole genome shotgun sequence genomic stretch:
- the LOC134367589 gene encoding RNA polymerase II subunit A C-terminal domain phosphatase SSU72-like has product MQSSPLRVAVVDSSNQNRSMEAHNVLSKRGFNVRSFGTATHVKLPGSTPHKPNVYDFSTTYDQMYNDLLRKDKEFYTSNGILYMLDRNRRIKPRPERFQSCNDVFDLILTCEERVYDEVVEHLTSREQETCQPVHVVNVDIQDNQEEATLGAFLICEICQCLQLLEDMDNKMEEMLKELEKKNGKTFLHTVCFY; this is encoded by the coding sequence ATGCAGTCGTCACCACTgagggtggctgtggtggactcAAGCAACCAGAATCGGAGCATGGAGGCACACAACGTCCTCAGCAAACGAGGATTCAATGTCCGGTCCTTTGGAACAGCAACTCACGTGAAGCTTCCAGGATCAACACCCCACAAGCCGAATGTTTATGATTTCAGTACCACATATGATCAGATGTACAATGATCTTCTtaggaaagacaaagaattctataCAAGCAATGGCATTTTGTATATGCTGGACAGAAATAGGAGAATCAAGCCCCGGCCAGAAAGGTTCCAGAGCTGCAACGATGTGTTTGATCTGATCCTCACGTGTGAAGAGAGAGTCTACGACGAGGTGGTAGAACATCTCACTTCCAGAGAACAGGAGACCTGCCAGCCAGTGCACGTGGTCAACGTGGACATCCAGGACAACCAAGAAGAGGCCACCCTTGGAGcgttcctcatctgtgagatcTGCCAGTGTCTTCAGCTCCTGGAGGACATGGACAACAAGATGGAGGAGATGCTGAAGGAGTTGGAGAAGAAGAACGGCAAGACCTTTCTGCACACCGTGTGCTtctactga